Proteins co-encoded in one Campylobacter concisus genomic window:
- a CDS encoding carbonic anhydrase, which translates to MDDSLLEGAVKFMEDGFLEHEELFKSLQNRQDPHTLFISCVDSRVVPNLITNCLPGELFMVRNIANIVPPYRVSEEFLATTSAIEYALELLNIKNIIICGHSDCGGCAALYMDEKKLKTTPNVRNWIKLIEPIKREVLKFTSDDPAKMAWLTERLNVINSIENIMTYPNVKEEYERGNLQIYGWHYIIETGEIFSYDLKEGTFKLLADKRGENA; encoded by the coding sequence ATGGATGACTCGCTACTTGAAGGTGCGGTAAAATTTATGGAAGATGGCTTTTTAGAGCATGAAGAGCTCTTTAAAAGTCTACAAAATAGACAAGACCCACATACCCTTTTTATATCCTGTGTTGATTCAAGAGTAGTACCGAATTTGATAACAAACTGCCTTCCGGGCGAGCTTTTTATGGTACGAAATATTGCAAACATCGTGCCGCCTTATAGAGTGAGCGAGGAATTTTTGGCAACGACTTCTGCTATTGAATATGCATTAGAGCTTTTAAATATCAAAAATATCATTATTTGCGGGCACTCTGATTGTGGTGGATGTGCAGCGCTTTATATGGATGAAAAAAAGCTCAAAACTACACCAAATGTTAGAAATTGGATAAAGCTAATAGAACCAATTAAGAGAGAAGTTTTAAAATTTACAAGCGACGATCCAGCAAAGATGGCGTGGCTAACTGAGAGATTAAATGTGATAAATTCGATCGAAAATATAATGACTTATCCAAATGTAAAAGAGGAGTATGAAAGAGGAAACCTTCAAATTTATGGCTGGCACTACATTATAGAAACAGGTGAAATTTTCAGCTACGATTTAAAAGAGGGCACATTCAAACTTTTAGCAGATAAGAGGGGTGAAAATGCGTAA
- a CDS encoding mechanosensitive ion channel domain-containing protein — protein sequence MRKILTIVLLSFIMLFGAENNKTQEENILSLTNQILTLNNQIQIIKAQQKDTNSTKADNSNLAGLQKKKNDLLEKIPLYVMQIEVTQNDIDKFILQKNNLEKKVARLEKQSNKDAYVQSAIELEKMKIDYAYLSALINLEEIFKKGAKANSIKEVIDNGLLNLQTNSYVSIKELKDSLNETSSSYDNAFAELDLKKETDEEILIYLKNNADLLSSSMILSELNLVDTVEYINKLTSINSAKFNVGKIVVIIVVFLFFVSLTRILAKLTYWLMSLIASGEGVKEAKDQIVDIVKKPISALLIIYALNICIGVGFYPVPVPLTLANIFSIVYIVAFSWLVLTILNGYGIVIIDKIAQKSRRKEVVNLVLKVVYVIVLIIALLLILQKLGFDISALIASLGIGGLAVAFAAKDIIANFFASVMMLFDNSFSQGDWIVCGDIEGTVVEVGFRKTTIRSFDNALIFVPNSKLASDPVRNWSRRKVGRRIRMVIGIEYGPTTEEIKKCVDDIKTMLINHPDIAKSEDITAKKKGLKYRQSIVSVDDYAGYKSNLFVVVDDFADSSINILVYCFAKTIVWGEFLDVKQDVMLKIMDILKQNGLNFAFPSQSLYIESVKDKI from the coding sequence ATGCGTAAAATTTTAACCATCGTCTTGCTCTCATTTATAATGCTTTTTGGTGCTGAAAATAATAAAACTCAAGAAGAAAATATACTAAGCCTAACAAATCAAATTTTGACTTTAAACAATCAAATCCAAATCATAAAAGCACAGCAAAAAGATACGAACTCAACAAAAGCTGATAATTCAAATTTAGCTGGACTTCAAAAGAAAAAAAATGACCTTTTGGAAAAAATTCCACTATATGTTATGCAGATTGAAGTAACTCAAAACGATATTGATAAATTTATTTTGCAAAAAAATAATTTAGAAAAAAAAGTAGCTAGATTAGAGAAGCAATCAAATAAAGATGCTTACGTTCAAAGTGCTATTGAGCTTGAGAAAATGAAGATAGATTATGCTTATTTATCGGCTTTAATTAATCTTGAAGAGATATTTAAAAAAGGTGCTAAAGCAAACTCTATAAAAGAGGTTATAGATAACGGACTTTTAAATTTACAAACAAATTCTTACGTCAGCATAAAAGAGCTAAAAGATTCGCTAAATGAGACTTCAAGCTCTTACGATAACGCATTTGCCGAGCTTGATTTAAAAAAAGAGACTGATGAGGAAATTTTAATCTATCTTAAAAACAATGCCGATCTTCTAAGCTCAAGCATGATCTTATCCGAGCTAAATTTAGTCGATACGGTCGAATATATAAATAAGCTAACTTCTATAAATTCGGCAAAATTTAACGTTGGTAAGATCGTAGTTATAATCGTAGTATTTTTATTTTTTGTCTCACTTACAAGAATTCTCGCCAAACTCACATACTGGCTTATGTCACTTATTGCATCAGGCGAAGGCGTAAAGGAGGCAAAGGATCAGATAGTAGATATCGTTAAAAAGCCTATCTCTGCACTTCTTATCATTTATGCGCTAAACATTTGTATCGGTGTTGGCTTTTATCCAGTGCCAGTACCACTAACTCTAGCAAATATCTTCTCAATCGTCTATATAGTCGCATTTTCATGGCTTGTTTTAACCATCCTAAATGGTTATGGCATAGTAATAATCGATAAAATCGCACAAAAGAGTAGACGAAAAGAGGTTGTAAATTTAGTTTTAAAAGTAGTCTATGTAATTGTATTAATAATCGCACTTTTACTAATTCTTCAAAAGCTTGGCTTTGATATATCAGCACTCATAGCTTCACTTGGTATCGGCGGTCTTGCTGTTGCATTTGCTGCAAAAGACATTATCGCAAACTTCTTTGCATCTGTTATGATGCTCTTTGATAACTCATTTTCACAAGGAGACTGGATAGTTTGTGGTGATATAGAGGGCACTGTCGTTGAGGTTGGCTTTAGAAAGACGACTATTAGAAGTTTTGATAACGCTTTAATCTTTGTGCCAAACTCAAAACTGGCAAGTGATCCTGTTAGAAACTGGAGCAGAAGAAAAGTCGGTAGACGTATCAGAATGGTTATCGGCATCGAGTATGGACCAACTACAGAAGAGATCAAAAAATGTGTAGATGACATAAAAACTATGTTGATAAATCATCCAGATATTGCTAAAAGCGAGGATATAACAGCCAAGAAAAAAGGGCTAAAATATAGACAAAGTATAGTTTCGGTTGATGATTATGCTGGATATAAATCAAATTTATTTGTCGTGGTTGATGATTTTGCAGATAGCTCAATAAATATCTTAGTTTATTGTTTTGCAAAGACTATCGTTTGGGGAGAGTTTTTAGATGTCAAGCAAGATGTAATGCTAAAGATTATGGATATTTTAAAGCAAAATGGTCTAAATTTCGCATTCCCAAGCCAAAGCTTGTATATTGAAAGTGTCAAAGATAAAATTTAA
- a CDS encoding GGDEF domain-containing protein, whose amino-acid sequence MTHDFVDQSSYKAIDDIYKTILDVMIAVNALSLLLFMIIATPLLFMCLLFIAAGILLRIKFDIKYRVLISLAFHLNIILLVTIIVTTMGWNTGIWIILVGVIFINYFLAFDSKSLTYIMAFLELILLILLYFIHKDETPLIPSAIRGTIVVCSIVFAFFIVLRLSMFADVITSSGYQQIRKETEELEKDSKHDFLTQLLNRRTIEKTLGFELVANKERSGNTNLVIMLGDIDNFKKINDTYGHDCGDEVLKDVASALKKSFRGKDYVCRWGGEEFLIILPDTKIEFIHEVSKRLKKQINNAKLPDKTPVTMTFGMLICANGVEVDFEQAITLVDKLLYEGKLNGKDRIELEILKKGSDA is encoded by the coding sequence TTGACACACGATTTTGTAGATCAAAGTAGTTATAAAGCGATCGATGATATCTATAAAACGATATTAGACGTTATGATAGCTGTGAATGCACTATCTTTGTTGCTTTTTATGATCATAGCTACACCGCTACTTTTTATGTGCTTATTATTTATAGCAGCTGGGATATTGCTTAGAATAAAATTTGACATAAAATATAGAGTATTAATATCTCTTGCATTTCACCTAAATATTATATTGCTTGTTACTATTATTGTTACTACTATGGGTTGGAATACTGGAATTTGGATAATACTTGTTGGTGTAATTTTTATAAACTACTTCCTAGCGTTTGATTCAAAGAGTCTTACTTATATAATGGCATTTTTAGAATTAATCTTGCTTATACTTCTTTATTTTATTCATAAAGATGAGACGCCGCTGATCCCATCAGCTATACGAGGGACGATAGTCGTGTGCAGTATTGTTTTTGCTTTTTTTATTGTTTTAAGACTTTCAATGTTTGCAGATGTTATCACGTCTAGTGGATATCAGCAAATAAGAAAAGAGACAGAAGAGCTTGAAAAGGACTCAAAGCATGATTTTTTAACGCAGCTTTTAAACAGAAGAACAATAGAAAAAACTTTAGGATTTGAACTAGTTGCTAATAAGGAAAGAAGCGGTAATACAAATTTAGTCATAATGCTAGGCGATATTGATAATTTTAAAAAAATAAACGATACATATGGGCATGACTGTGGCGACGAGGTCTTAAAAGATGTAGCCAGTGCTTTGAAGAAATCATTTAGAGGTAAAGACTATGTTTGCCGCTGGGGCGGAGAAGAATTTTTGATAATCTTGCCCGATACAAAGATAGAATTTATCCACGAAGTGAGTAAAAGGCTTAAAAAACAGATAAACAACGCAAAACTTCCAGATAAAACTCCAGTTACTATGACCTTTGGCATGCTAATATGTGCAAATGGTGTTGAGGTGGATTTTGAGCAAGCCATAACTTTAGTAGATAAGCTGCTTTATGAAGGAAAGCTAAATGGCAAAGACCGTATCGAATTAGAAATTTTAAAAAAGGGCTCGGATGCGTAG
- a CDS encoding GGDEF domain-containing protein — MRRISLYTAQKIIIFSILLTHVCYFFIFLFMKEEILAVTNVFSVATYLFLLRLIYDSPENNKITMLIVQLEILFHALVCMLTLGWGYGFGLLFLASSLILFFTSFTYKFFNYIIVATQIILSIVCYIYLDGQPVKDFDGFKDLLFVFNLSMVCVFSVIVSYLLESSNLFIFLSILEEKEVAENILNHDPLTGLLNRTSMQKILSQNDLYKNRDFAIVMCDIDNFKKINDTYGHGAGDAVLKSLSGIFKSTFRDKDRVARFGGEEFLAVVLGVKKDAAVSIVERVRETLSKNIVEFENIKINATMTFGVVAHDGTGEFSLEKMIKQADNLLYAGKRSGKNIVMSADYDSKA; from the coding sequence ATGCGTAGAATTTCACTCTATACGGCTCAAAAAATTATCATATTTTCAATATTATTAACTCACGTCTGTTATTTTTTCATTTTTTTATTTATGAAAGAAGAAATTCTAGCAGTTACGAATGTATTTTCAGTAGCAACCTATCTTTTTCTTTTAAGGCTTATTTACGATAGCCCTGAAAATAACAAGATAACAATGCTTATAGTCCAGCTTGAAATTTTATTTCATGCATTAGTTTGTATGCTGACACTTGGATGGGGATATGGATTTGGGTTATTGTTTTTAGCATCGTCACTAATACTATTTTTTACGTCATTTACCTATAAATTTTTTAACTACATAATAGTTGCAACGCAAATAATTTTATCCATAGTCTGCTATATATATTTAGATGGCCAGCCTGTAAAAGATTTTGACGGCTTTAAAGATCTACTTTTTGTTTTTAACTTAAGTATGGTTTGCGTATTTTCGGTTATCGTTTCGTACCTTTTGGAAAGCTCAAATTTATTTATATTTTTAAGCATCTTAGAGGAAAAAGAGGTGGCTGAAAATATCTTAAATCACGATCCATTAACAGGACTTTTAAATCGCACTTCAATGCAGAAAATTTTAAGTCAAAACGATCTTTATAAAAATAGGGACTTTGCTATCGTTATGTGCGATATTGATAACTTTAAAAAGATAAACGATACCTATGGACACGGCGCAGGAGATGCTGTTTTAAAAAGCTTATCAGGCATATTTAAAAGCACTTTTAGAGATAAAGATAGAGTAGCTAGATTTGGTGGAGAAGAATTTTTAGCAGTCGTCTTGGGTGTAAAAAAAGATGCAGCTGTAAGTATCGTAGAGCGTGTTAGAGAGACTTTGAGTAAAAATATAGTTGAGTTTGAAAACATAAAGATCAATGCAACTATGACTTTTGGAGTAGTTGCTCATGATGGTACGGGAGAATTTAGCTTAGAAAAGATGATAAAACAAGCCGATAATCTACTTTATGCTGGTAAACGAAGTGGTAAAAATATCGTTATGAGTGCGGATTACGACTCAAAAGCATAA
- a CDS encoding TRAP transporter large permease — translation MTIAFLFILLFALMLIGVPVAVSLGTSTVLTMIFFTDIDIATIPQLIFDGINKFSLMAIPMFILAGNLLSKGGSARRIIDFAKSMVGHLPGGLPMSAIFACIIFAAVSGSSPATVVAIGSIMFAAIKEAGYPKEYAVGGITTAGSLGILIPPSVVMIVYGVTAEVSIGKLFMAGVVPGLMLGAFMLVQTYVGAKKLGFKATKAEPFKVRVQKFAKAFWALLIVVVVIGGIYGGIFTPTEAAAASAVYALFISLFIYRDIKIKDLWDICLDSALTTAMIFFIIANAVVFAYLLTSEQIPQAIASMILDANIGMIGFLIFVNILLFIMGQFMEPSSVIMIMVPLLLPISTQLGIDPIHFGIILVVNMEIGMVTPPVGLNLFVASGLTNMNLKEVIMACLPWTLTLFFGLILVTYIPQISLWLPNLMYGH, via the coding sequence ATGACAATAGCATTTTTATTTATCCTGCTTTTTGCACTGATGCTAATAGGCGTGCCAGTGGCGGTTTCGCTAGGCACAAGTACTGTTTTAACGATGATATTTTTTACAGATATCGACATCGCTACGATCCCACAGCTCATATTTGATGGTATCAATAAATTTTCGCTAATGGCGATACCGATGTTTATCTTGGCTGGAAATTTACTAAGTAAAGGCGGCTCAGCAAGGCGTATCATCGACTTTGCAAAGTCTATGGTCGGACATTTGCCAGGTGGCTTGCCTATGAGTGCGATATTTGCCTGCATCATCTTCGCAGCGGTCTCTGGAAGCTCGCCTGCGACGGTTGTAGCCATTGGCTCAATTATGTTTGCAGCTATAAAAGAGGCTGGCTATCCAAAAGAGTACGCAGTGGGCGGCATAACAACGGCTGGCTCGCTTGGAATTTTGATCCCGCCTTCAGTTGTTATGATAGTTTATGGTGTAACTGCTGAGGTAAGTATCGGCAAGCTTTTTATGGCAGGCGTTGTACCCGGTCTTATGCTCGGCGCTTTTATGCTCGTTCAAACCTATGTTGGCGCAAAAAAGCTTGGCTTTAAAGCAACTAAAGCTGAACCATTTAAAGTAAGAGTGCAAAAATTTGCAAAAGCATTTTGGGCGCTTTTGATCGTCGTTGTGGTCATCGGCGGAATTTATGGAGGAATTTTCACTCCAACTGAAGCTGCTGCGGCAAGTGCGGTCTATGCGCTATTTATCTCACTTTTTATCTATAGAGATATAAAGATAAAAGATCTTTGGGACATCTGCCTAGACTCAGCCCTTACAACAGCTATGATATTTTTCATCATCGCAAACGCCGTTGTTTTTGCATATTTGCTAACTAGCGAACAGATCCCACAAGCGATCGCTTCGATGATACTTGACGCAAATATCGGTATGATAGGATTTTTGATATTTGTAAATATCTTACTCTTTATCATGGGTCAGTTCATGGAGCCTTCAAGCGTCATCATGATCATGGTTCCACTATTGCTTCCGATTTCAACGCAACTTGGCATAGATCCGATACATTTTGGCATTATCTTAGTTGTAAATATGGAGATAGGTATGGTTACTCCACCTGTTGGACTAAATTTATTTGTCGCAAGCGGTCTTACAAATATGAACTTAAAAGAGGTCATCATGGCATGCTTGCCTTGGACACTTACTTTATTCTTTGGCCTTATCTTGGTTACTTATATACCGCAAATTTCTCTTTGGTTACCAAACCTAATGTATGGACATTAA
- a CDS encoding TRAP transporter small permease, translating into MKSFFNVLDIAIASLNKTIAVVGLASGTLLAFANVMARYFFDKSWSWASELSNYLFIWSAFFAAAYGFNKGIHVSVTILVEKFPPTLAKACLIFSHVLTTVFLLFIAVYSIDYLKILHEIEQMIIDLGIPQWVPMLVLPIAFVTASYRSTEKAIKVALTPAENVVSNEAHELAHGSVVKD; encoded by the coding sequence ATGAAGAGCTTTTTTAATGTCCTTGATATAGCGATAGCCTCACTAAATAAAACTATCGCAGTAGTTGGGCTCGCGAGTGGAACATTGCTAGCCTTTGCAAATGTTATGGCTAGATACTTTTTCGACAAAAGCTGGTCTTGGGCAAGCGAGCTATCAAACTATCTTTTTATCTGGTCGGCGTTTTTTGCCGCGGCATACGGCTTTAATAAGGGTATTCACGTGAGCGTAACTATCTTGGTGGAAAAATTTCCACCAACCCTTGCAAAAGCGTGTTTAATCTTTTCTCATGTACTAACTACTGTGTTTTTGTTATTTATCGCAGTTTATTCGATTGATTATCTTAAAATTCTTCACGAGATCGAGCAGATGATAATAGACCTTGGCATACCACAATGGGTACCTATGCTAGTGCTCCCGATAGCCTTTGTCACAGCTAGCTACCGCTCGACCGAAAAAGCCATAAAAGTAGCTCTAACGCCTGCAGAAAACGTCGTAAGCAACGAAGCGCACGAGCTAGCTCATGGCAGCGTAGTCAAAGACTAA
- a CDS encoding DctP family TRAP transporter solute-binding subunit yields MKFLQALLFTCAISGLAFGADKVYTIKFAHVVAASTPKGKAADFFAKRTEELSGGKLKVQVFPSAQLLDDDRVFGALKLGNVQMAAPSFSKFTPIVPQFQLFDLPFIFKDADHLHKVQDGAVGEELKALVTKKGFVALDYWDAGFKHFSSSKKPVLVPEDAKGQKFRIQSSKVLEEQIKVVGGNPQVLPFSEVYSALQQGVVDATENPLSNFYNSKFHEVQSSLTLSHHGYLGYLVVMSDKFWSKLPDDLKANVKQALSEATAFEREETAKEDAHVIAELEKYIAASKKLEIYKIDDAQKAEWQKVMQSIYPKFYDVIGKDLIEKTLRTK; encoded by the coding sequence ATGAAATTCTTACAAGCTTTACTTTTTACTTGTGCCATCAGTGGCTTAGCATTTGGTGCAGACAAGGTCTATACGATCAAATTTGCTCACGTTGTTGCAGCTTCTACACCAAAAGGCAAGGCAGCTGACTTTTTTGCTAAACGTACTGAGGAGCTAAGCGGCGGTAAATTAAAAGTTCAAGTCTTCCCATCAGCTCAGCTACTTGACGACGATAGAGTTTTTGGCGCGTTAAAGCTTGGCAATGTTCAAATGGCAGCTCCAAGTTTTTCAAAATTTACGCCTATCGTGCCGCAGTTTCAGCTATTTGACCTGCCTTTCATCTTTAAAGATGCAGACCACCTTCACAAGGTTCAAGATGGTGCAGTTGGCGAGGAGCTAAAAGCCCTTGTTACAAAAAAAGGCTTTGTGGCACTTGATTATTGGGATGCTGGATTTAAGCATTTTAGCTCAAGCAAAAAACCAGTTCTTGTGCCAGAAGATGCAAAAGGACAAAAATTTAGAATCCAAAGCTCAAAGGTACTTGAAGAACAGATCAAAGTAGTTGGTGGCAATCCACAAGTTCTACCATTTTCAGAGGTTTACTCTGCACTTCAACAAGGCGTAGTTGATGCGACTGAAAACCCACTATCAAATTTCTATAACTCTAAATTTCACGAGGTTCAAAGCTCTCTTACGCTTTCACACCACGGATATCTAGGCTATTTAGTCGTTATGAGCGATAAATTTTGGAGCAAGCTACCAGATGATCTGAAAGCAAATGTAAAACAAGCTCTAAGCGAAGCAACAGCTTTCGAGAGAGAAGAGACAGCAAAAGAAGACGCTCACGTCATAGCTGAACTTGAAAAATACATCGCTGCTAGTAAAAAACTAGAAATTTATAAGATCGATGACGCACAAAAGGCCGAATGGCAAAAGGTTATGCAGTCAATCTATCCTAAATTTTACGATGTTATCGGTAAAGATCTCATAGAAAAGACTCTTAGGACAAAATAA
- the sodB gene encoding superoxide dismutase [Fe]: MFELRKLPFDANSNAVVSAKTCEYHYGKHHATYVANLNNLIKDTKFANASFYEILTNSEGGLYNNVAQVYNHDFYWDCIAKKSEMSSELKAAIEANFANFKEEFLKAATTLFGSGWAWLVFDPSSKKLEIVQTSNAKTPVSDGKVPLLVVDVWEHAYYIDNFNARPKYLETFYENINWEFVSKAYEWALKEGLGSVEFYTKELHK, translated from the coding sequence ATGTTTGAACTTAGAAAACTTCCATTTGATGCAAATAGCAATGCAGTAGTTAGCGCAAAAACCTGTGAATACCACTACGGCAAGCATCATGCAACTTACGTAGCAAATTTAAACAATCTTATAAAAGATACAAAATTTGCTAACGCATCTTTTTATGAAATTCTAACAAATAGCGAAGGTGGGCTTTATAACAACGTTGCTCAAGTTTACAACCACGACTTTTACTGGGACTGCATCGCTAAAAAAAGCGAGATGTCAAGCGAGCTAAAAGCTGCGATCGAAGCAAATTTTGCAAATTTCAAAGAGGAATTTTTAAAAGCAGCTACAACGCTTTTTGGCTCAGGCTGGGCGTGGCTTGTATTTGATCCAAGCAGTAAAAAGCTAGAGATCGTACAAACTAGCAATGCAAAAACTCCAGTGAGCGACGGCAAAGTACCGCTTCTAGTTGTTGATGTTTGGGAGCATGCTTACTACATCGACAACTTCAACGCTCGTCCAAAATACCTAGAGACTTTTTATGAGAATATAAACTGGGAATTTGTAAGCAAAGCTTACGAGTGGGCGCTAAAAGAGGGCCTTGGCTCAGTTGAGTTTTACACAAAAGAGCTTCATAAATAA
- a CDS encoding MalY/PatB family protein translates to MKYDFDTLISRDGTNSSKWRMKNDILPMWVADMDFKAAPEILNALQKRLDNGVFGYSFIPKEWNEAIKGWWKRRHDVSFENDWMCFCTGVIPAISTAIRRFSNPGDQILVQAPVYHVFFNCIKNNGREILSNDLIYKDGSYEIDFDDLEAKLAQPLTTMMLLCNPHNPIGKIWDKETLKKIGELCYKHDVLVISDEIHCDITDPGLSYVPFISVSEECKNNSITCISPTKAFNIAGLQSSAIVTPNKQIRARINAAVNYDEIGEANAFAITATIAAFNDSQTWLDELRNYLFENKKIVANFIKEQNLPVKLLPSNATYLLWLDCSEFCEDSSQFMNFLRDKAGLWLNDGNAYRGDKFFLRMNIATQRERVLEGLKRLQNGINLYTSRK, encoded by the coding sequence ATGAAGTACGATTTTGATACGCTTATTAGCAGAGATGGCACTAACTCATCAAAATGGCGAATGAAAAACGATATTTTGCCAATGTGGGTTGCTGATATGGATTTTAAGGCTGCACCTGAAATTTTAAATGCCCTACAAAAGCGTCTTGATAATGGCGTCTTTGGCTACTCATTTATCCCAAAAGAGTGGAACGAAGCGATTAAAGGCTGGTGGAAAAGGCGTCATGATGTTAGCTTTGAAAACGATTGGATGTGCTTTTGCACTGGCGTTATACCAGCGATTTCTACTGCGATTAGAAGATTTAGTAATCCAGGAGATCAAATTTTAGTTCAAGCTCCCGTATATCACGTATTTTTTAACTGCATTAAAAATAATGGTCGTGAAATTTTATCAAATGACCTTATCTATAAAGATGGCTCTTACGAGATCGATTTTGACGACCTTGAGGCAAAGCTAGCTCAACCGCTAACAACTATGATGCTTCTTTGTAATCCTCACAACCCAATAGGAAAAATTTGGGACAAAGAGACGCTTAAAAAAATAGGCGAGCTTTGCTACAAACATGATGTTTTGGTTATCAGCGATGAGATCCACTGCGACATAACTGATCCTGGTCTAAGCTATGTGCCATTTATCAGCGTTAGTGAAGAGTGTAAAAATAACTCAATCACATGCATCTCACCTACAAAAGCCTTTAATATCGCAGGACTTCAAAGCTCAGCCATCGTCACGCCAAATAAACAGATACGCGCCAGAATAAATGCGGCTGTAAATTATGATGAGATAGGTGAAGCAAATGCATTTGCGATAACTGCGACAATAGCGGCATTTAATGATAGTCAAACATGGCTTGATGAGCTTAGAAATTATCTCTTTGAAAACAAAAAAATCGTTGCAAATTTTATAAAAGAGCAAAATTTACCAGTGAAACTTCTGCCATCAAATGCAACTTATCTTTTATGGCTCGATTGCAGTGAGTTTTGTGAGGACTCAAGCCAATTCATGAATTTTTTGCGTGATAAAGCAGGACTTTGGCTTAATGACGGCAATGCTTACAGGGGTGATAAATTTTTTCTTCGTATGAATATCGCAACGCAGCGTGAAAGAGTGCTTGAAGGATTAAAACGCTTGCAAAATGGTATAAATTTATATACTTCAAGAAAATAA
- a CDS encoding DIP1984 family protein produces MKLAQALILRADTQKRLEQLKGRLLDNAKIQENERPSEDPKLLLKELDRLSDELFRLILAINLTNSSAKFEGASLTEMIAKKDTLSQKASVLREFAKSASQKVDLYSNSEIKILSSVDVAMLQKQIDELSKEIRELDMKLQEANWQVDLVE; encoded by the coding sequence ATGAAATTAGCTCAGGCTCTCATTTTAAGAGCCGATACACAAAAACGTTTAGAGCAGCTAAAAGGCAGGTTGCTTGATAATGCAAAAATACAAGAAAATGAAAGACCTAGCGAAGATCCAAAGCTTCTTTTAAAAGAGCTTGATAGGCTAAGTGATGAGCTATTTAGACTGATCTTGGCTATAAATTTAACAAACTCAAGTGCAAAATTTGAAGGCGCGAGTCTAACTGAAATGATCGCTAAAAAAGATACGCTAAGCCAAAAAGCAAGCGTGCTTAGGGAATTTGCCAAAAGCGCAAGCCAAAAGGTCGATCTTTACTCAAATAGTGAGATAAAAATTTTAAGTAGTGTTGATGTGGCTATGCTTCAAAAGCAAATAGACGAGCTTTCTAAAGAGATCAGAGAGCTAGATATGAAGCTACAAGAGGCAAACTGGCAAGTTGATCTTGTAGAGTAA